The Homo sapiens chromosome 20, GRCh38.p14 Primary Assembly sequence ctctgtcactcaggctggagtgcagtggagcaatctcagctcactgcaaactccaactcccaggttcaagctattctcctgcttcagcctcctgagtaactgggattacaggcgcccgccaccacgcctagctaattttgtatttttagtagagacagggtttcaccatgttggccagcctgggttgaactcctgacctcaagtgttccacgtgcctcagcctccccaagtgctgggattacaggcatgagccatcatgcctggcctatagCCTTTTGATATTCCTGCACTGGTAAGATACAGAATTAGGGAAGATGGAGGGTGAACTATCTATATATCTGGAGATAGCTTGGAAACTCCAATAGCTTCTGCTACTTTGTTatgttttttatatgtttttgattGTAATCAAATCAAGTGTTTTTTATTACAGTAGGTGAAGAGTAAATGTCAGCTCCTGCTGTCCCTGTCTAATCTCATTGGTGTGGTTTGCACACAGTACATGTTCAGTCCATGTCAGTTGCTGCTCCTTGTGTCTAATCTCCTTGTTGGGATTGTGGACACAGTAGGTGTCGAGCGGATATCAGTAAATGTCAGCTGATTTGGTTCATGTCTAGTCTCATTGTATGTTACGACTTTGCAGCATTCAGCTTCTTGAGGGCACGGGGGAGGCATGAACACAGATGTCATTTCCCATGCAGCCTATGAACTTGGTTGATGGTGGGTGATGCTCTGAGTACTGGACTGGGGTTTTCAATTGTGTGACACCAGTGGGTCACTTCAGCCTGATACAGTCCACCTCTTCTGTGGTGGGCACCCCGTTGGTTCTGAGGTCAAGGTCAGCACTGGACTTGCTCCCCCGCTGGGAGGGACGCCAGTGCAGCAGCATCATCTTCTTGAAGTACTTCATGGTGTTGTTCTTGACCGTCACGAAGCACACGGTGTTGATCATGCTGTTGCTCATGGCGATGCACTCGACCACGTAGAAGGCAGTGAGGTAGTGCTTTTCCTTCACGAACACAGTGGGGAAGAAGTCACGAACGATGGTGAAACCGTAGAAGGGTGCCCAGCACAGCACATAGGCCGTGAGAATGCACATGAGCACCAGGACCGTCTTCCTGCGGCAGCGCAGCCGCTTGCGAATCTGCTCCGTCTGGAACCCAGGGACTGCCTTGAACCAGAGCTCCCGGGAGATCCTGGCATAGCACAGGGTCATGGTGACCACAGGGCCCACGAACTCGACACCAAAGATGAAGAGGAAGTAGGACTTGTAGTAGAGCTGCTGATCCACAGGCCAGATCTGGCCACAGAAGATCTTCTCCTGGCTCTTGACAATAAAGAGGACCGTTTCTGTTGCAAAGTAAGCCGATGGGATGGCAATGAGAATGGACACCATCCAGACCAAGGCGATCAGGAAGGAGGCCGTTTGATAATTCATCCGTGGTTTCAAGGGGTGAACGATGGCGAGATATCTGGTGGGGGAGGGAAGCCAACAGTAGTAATGATGAATACGTGGAAACGTTAGTTTGTAACTAACCCCAAACATACACTAAAGCAGTGGCACAGTGAATCCTCATGTACTTGTTATCCAGCTTTAACAAGCTTCATCTTATTTTAGCAACATCATTTGGCATAGTGAAGTGTTTTAGTGAAAACAGCACAGGCTTTGGGTCAAACAGGCTGAATAAATCCTGGGTTTTCCCTGGATTGGCTTTGGGGTCTGAGATGAATTATTCAATCTCCCTGAGATTTATTTCCTCAAATGCAACCTGGAATAAGATGATACTTACTTTGCAGGGCTACTGTGAACACTAAATATGGcaatttttgtaaaatgctttgtGTATAGTAGgcgttcaataaatacttgtgtcCTGTTATTATTCTTAAGCATCCTATTATACCACCTTGGGTTTCCATCTTGTCATTCTGCCCAAGAACATACAATACTCTCAGAGCTCTTCATTCCAAATAGCTCACGGTTTAGGTGAAGGAAGGGCTTATGGCCCCCAGACAGAGGTGGGAGCCTTTCTCAGGGCAGTTGGCAAGAATTTGCTTCCCCTCCCATGAGCTGTCATCCTGCATTTCAGAGGCAGGAGAGTCAAGGTAAGCTTGTAGTGAAATCTAAGGACTCTAATGAAAAGTAAATGCCTTGCCCAAGCTCACATCATGCAGGGACCAGAATCCAGGCTCTTGATACAAAGCTTATGCTCCCACCTCCCTGGGCCATCTTGTGCTCAAATGAGAAGGTGTGTGAAGTCTTTATCCTTGCCCTTTCCAATGAGCCACACTGTCTTGGAGACAGATTGGAGCCCTTTGTGGGAAATGAGCTCATTTGTGTGGATTGAATACTTTCTTTCCAGAGAGACCTAATGACACCTATTTAGACACCTGGTGCCCTGGCAT is a genomic window containing:
- the PROKR2 gene encoding prokineticin receptor 2 isoform X1; this translates as MAAQNGNTSFTPNFNPPQDHASSLSFNFSYGDYDLPMDEDEDMTKTRTFFAAKIVIGIALAGIMLVCGIGNFVFIAALTRYKKLRNLTNLLIANLAISDFLVAIICCPFEMDYYVVRQLSWEHGHVLCASVNYLRTVSLYVSTNALLAIAIDRYLAIVHPLKPRMNYQTASFLIALVWMVSILIAIPSAYFATETVLFIVKSQEKIFCGQIWPVDQQLYYKSYFLFIFGVEFVGPVVTMTLCYARISRELWFKAVPGFQTEQIRKRLRCRRKTVLVLMCILTAYVLCWAPFYGFTIVRDFFPTVFVKEKHYLTAFYVVECIAMSNSMINTVCFVTVKNNTMKYFKKMMLLHWRPSQRGSKSSADLDLRTNGVPTTEEVDCIRLK